The following coding sequences are from one Ovis canadensis isolate MfBH-ARS-UI-01 breed Bighorn chromosome 25, ARS-UI_OviCan_v2, whole genome shotgun sequence window:
- the FSAF1 gene encoding uncharacterized protein C1orf131 homolog — translation MAQETRLAISAPPGSQALLDALLQNLYDFGETEDETEEKRVRKKREKKRGMGTLASLATEPAPQPESLVRGQRKSAASFFQELQEELQGAPAVTPSGSPVGPVVSGAAAAHSPPRNDREPVEVVQFHSQSKKRKQNPDQEENAKTKTKEQNHLDKDVGIQEFNLEKARLEVHRFGITGYGKGKERVLEQERAIMLGARPPKKSYVNYKVLQEHIKEKKAAKEEEKRMAKDTDIFKKKKRKGQEDRKSKKKKSAPSILSSGRIGQVGKFKNGTLILSQIDIKKINSSRVAK, via the exons GAGAGACAGAAgatgaaacagaagagaaaagagtcagaaaaaagagagagaagaagagaggtaTGGGGACCCTGGCATCCTTGGCAACAGAGCCAGCTCCCCAGCCCGAATCTCTTGTCAGAGGCCAGAGGAAGAGTGCTGCCAGCTTCTTCCAGGAGCTCCAGGAAGAGCTGCAGGGCGCTCCTGCTGTGACCCCCAGTGGTTCCCCTGTGGGACCTGTAGTCTCTGGAGCTGCAGCAGCCCACTCTCCCCCGAGGAATGACAGGGAACCAGTAGAAGTGGTACAGTTTCACAgccaaagtaaaaaaagaaaacagaacccaGATCAAGAGGAGAACGCAAAG accaAAACTAAAGAACAAAACCATCTTGATAAAGATGTGGGTATACAAGAATTTAACTTAGAAAAG GCTCGCTTGGAAGTGCACCGGTTTGGGATCACAGGCTatgggaaaggaaaggagagagtccTGGAACAGGAACGTGCCATTATGCTGGGTGCTCGG CCTCCCAAAAAGAGTTATGTGAATTACAAGGTTTTGCAGGAGCACATCAAAGAAAAGAAGGCAgcgaaggaagaagaaaagagaatg GCCAAGGACacagatattttcaagaaaaagaagaggaaagggcaGGAAGACAG gaaatcaaaaaagaagaagTCTGCTCCAAGTATTTTGTCAAGTGGACGGATTGGACAGGTTGGAAAATTCAAAAATGGGACATTGATTTTGAGCCAAATTgatatcaagaaaataaattcttccaGAGTGGCTAAATGA